The Rhododendron vialii isolate Sample 1 chromosome 1a, ASM3025357v1 region TGATAAAAAGAATCACATTAGTCACGATACTTTACATTAATGGTTTACTAACTTAGGAGATATATATTAGTATTATGTAGACTTGTGCAATTCTACCTTGTTCCAAGGATATTACCAAAATAATTAAGTACTCCTACTAAATAAACAAGACAATTACTTGTTCAAGTTGCTAATCATAGGAAGGAATGTAGGAGCATTTCGCGTTGAACTGGTCTTCAAAATACCGATCCAGTCTGAAAACGTCCTCTAAATTATTATTCCGTGActtattatttattatatatactaTTCATCGTGATATCTGCCCAACATCAACATTAATTTCATAgacttttttcccttcttttattATGAGATGATGCATTTtgtccccccctctctctctccaagctaAATTCCAATTTAGATTTCTTCTTGGTAGAAATTCCTCTTGTCTTTTGGCTCAATAAGGTGTTCAGAACTCTTATTGCGGTCAGAGATTCCATTCTCACGGATgttaaacatttcaaacattGTGGCTATTGGGGGTTATGTTCAGCTATTATCTTCAGGACTCCGGAAGTCGTCGAAGTGCGCGCTAACTGACTCGGACATTCGGTtattaaaaaatgaagaagaaggtGTTCATAACTTCACCCAATTACTAACTTTTAAGCGTAGGTGTGCTTGTTCTCTAAGAGATCGCAAGATGTACGAATTTCACGGAAGCGAAACATTCAAAAGCATAGAGCCGTTGAAGGGTTAGGTCAGTCATTAACTTCGAAACCCGAGATTAATTGAGGTGTGCATAAACTGACCTAAACATCCGGTAATTTCGTATTCTACGTAATTATCCAACTGCCTAAGTCCTGACTATAGACTAAAGGCGTCAGTCAATGGGTAGTAGGAAAAAGGTAGCTGTCATTGATCATGTGTCTGGAGAAGAAATGTTGGCCTTCGTTCGTCAGTCTTTAGAGAAACTCTggaaaaattttcttttagaatTTACTGTGGTTCCATTCTACgacaaatacttattttttaagaatgtaattttaagttaaaaaataatagatttaaagaaattaaaaaatatacaatatgaatattgtttgaaatatctcaatgagatcttttatacggacacggtgcaaaaaaatcaaaaaattattttttagtttaaaaatataaaataaatacttattttttaagaaggtattttGGAacggactctatatatatatataaaggactACTTGTCTGGAAATAAGACAAGACTGGAAATAAtttgttgattattttttaccagtaaagatattggtaccgaccacCAAAATCGAACAGCTTAGATCGGCTATCTGATGGCCAGAATGGACCCGGCGagaccgtcggtacgatttcgggaTTTCGGGATGATGGTGGCCATGTCGGTTCGCATAGCACTACCATTTTTTACCGTTCCAATTCACACAGTGCCATGACAAAGGACCTAGGCATCTGTGTttgaccctctctctctccctcttacGCACAAGTTTTACTATAAGCACATAAGAATCTTGTTGGGGAACGGTCGAACGGAGACACCTCCACACAGCCTTATTTGTGCTGGCATTGTGGTAACTATAGGCTAAGGATTTAAGGTGTTTGCTTCATCCTAAAATTTGAGGTTCGATATTCTTCTTCTCAATAACTATTGAGGTCACCTCATTTTACACATAAGCGTGTAAAACGGTCATGAAAGGAACTGTAGAAATTAGTTCGAGGTGTGCGTAAGTTGGCTCGAGTTGCattaaccccccaaaaaaactaTAGGCTAGGGAAATATATCAAatgttacttcttcttttttccctatTGCCCCAAACCGACATAGGCTAGGGAAACATATGAAATGTAACAGTaggtaaaaaaaatcatgtccaAACAAATCAGCAAAATAACcatacaggaaaaaaaaaatgatttgtgaCAGATCTTCTGAAACAAGTACCAACAAGATCTCACCAGAATTTGGCTAAATTTATACGTCGTCATGAGATCTCTAGAGTACTTGTTCACTCCCTCGCAATATCATCTTCTACCACATcacaaaacctaaaaaaaatagtaaaaatatatGGCAATTGCCGGCCACTGGCCAGTTTAATTACGAGACACCAAACTCCAGATAGAGCACGCGGAATTAACCTAAAAATTAAGGGCAACATGTACACACTCTTACCTCCAATATTTCTGAAGAGATGATTTTTTTGACTTGTTTTGTTGTTGTCGGATACTaaatgggttctgttgttgttgttctctCTTCGTCAGAGATGCTAATGACAAGTTTTACTTACGTACGTTGGACCGATAGCTGAACTCTTTCAATTAACCAGCTAGCTTTCTGATGGAAAATTCAAACCCATGGAACCCATTTTCTTTCTTAGCAcaagaaaacaaagagagagagaggttactATCCACTTCCTCATCCCAAAGCATTTCCTTCACctccttttgttttgatttcatgCTTAGTGACAGATTGAGATCAAGCTCGTCAGTCATCATGTCTTGGGCTTTTCTCTTCAATGATCTGTTGGGATTTTGGCCTCCATTGGTGCTCCAACTGGTGTCCAGAACAACGGAGTTGTTAATCAAATCTGTACTACTCTCTCCTTCGTTTCCATGCCAGTAGTACTGCTTCAAATCTTTGGAGAACTCGTGATGGGTTTTCTTCTTGCCATTGTTTTCCATTGTGAACGTAGAACCATTGTCCGCGTAGAGGTCATGAAGCCTCTCATTTGTTACGCAAGACCTTGGTGTCCAGTTTCCATGGCCACTCCAAGAAACTTCCCTACATctgcaaaaataattaaatcGATCGATGTCAAGGTCATGAATCTCGTCGATACTTATAATGAATCTCGTCTGCAATATTTGGAGTCGATATATTTTGCCAAGAGTTATTAGTAAAGGAAGTCAATAGTCGATTCATGTTGATGTAACAAAATATAATACAtcgatttatttatttatttatttttgatcacACCTGAAATCAGGCCTAAATTCTGGATCAAGCACCCGGGGTTGCCAAAGATTGTGGGCTAGGCCATCTGCTCTTGTAGTAAGATACCCTCCCCTACCATTTATAACTGTCAAGTAATGAAAAACAATAATCTCAGTACATATGTAGAAATTAATTACGATGGAAAACAAAATACTTAAGAAACATCAAGTTCTTATAAGACATGATACGTACCTTGGCCCTGATTATCAATCTTTTTGCTCCGGTACATCTGTGACATGATAACCCGAGAATATATACAACATCAAGGACAGTCACGGATACGATTTATGCTAAATCTAAAACCCATATTTtctactattttattttttttccctattgaATTAACCTAATCTTTAATTACCTGCAAGTGGCTCTTGACATGAGCAATATTTAGGCCCTTGACATTCATCAGTTGTAGAACTGATTTGGGTGTTGCTCCTATCACTCAAACAAGTAGATCATAATTCATCAAGAATTCAAATATGCATTACTTAGATAGGATTAtgataaacaaattaaactGAAGATTTTTCAGGCCTTACTTTGTTGACCACCGAGTCGGTCTATAGCTTGAAGAAAGCACAGATGGAGATCCGGAGTCCACCTTAGCCGCGGAACCTTAGATCGCATATACGGCCTCACCCCACCGGAACTTATAACCTTCTTCCGATCATCATCACCCTCCTGATCATCAGATATGGTGTTGCTCGAGCTCTCACTAGCTTTCGGCTTATTTTCGTCacaaccctcctcctcctccctctcgtcGTGATCCTGATCCTCTTCCGGCCTCTCCGAAGGATTCAACTTTGGTTCATCGATTTCCTTCATGTTTTTCAACTTCAAACTTGAAGGCTTGTTTTGCTGATCACATATGATCATGAAGTTTTTATTGGACGGTTTTGATGCGTGGAGAGAAAATTTGAAGTGAAAGGAGCAAAAGGTCCATGGAGTGATGAAAAATGGCAAACCTAACTACTGCTCTCAAAGTCCTAACATTGAGATAGACTTGTCTGCACGCATCCCCATTGCATCATCTTTCCTACTTATTTATTAAGCAATTAATACTGTATAACCCTGTGGACTatggaaatgttttgaaaagtaaaaaactagACTTGTTATGTGCATGAGGTGGTGAAACTTCTAGATCAAACTATATACATCATCAAGAGGAAAAACGAACACGAGATAACAAAACCGCGAGGGGGGAATGAACTTATGCACTATAAAGCGCCCGGGCTAATTAACACATTGCTTTCATATATTCGGTAGTAGTCTTGAGGCACGAAATAAATttactctattttattttttgaaccctATTCTCGGTACCTTTTTTGGGCATATATCTAACCGTGTCGTTCGgtctctttttttattggtccAGGGTGACAAGGCCGACATACGTTAGATTGTTCAGTCTATAACGTCTTCAAAGTACTGAACCTACTGGTAAATCTTTGTTTTCAATCCTTTTCTTGAGGAAATTACAGTAAGTGTTAATGCCTAGTGATGCTTTCTGTCGGAATATTAATTCAGtgatttgtatttgtttttgtttttgcttggtACCATGAGCACCACCTATAAAAAcaaaagttgcattttttgtACATTTCTCTGAGATTCCTCTATTTTCAATACATGAGATATCCCTAATAATATGCTGCTCCTGCTGTCTTGGGTCATTCCCAATACATGATTTGAGGGATTCCCCCCACCCTCTTCTAGGGAATATAATAATCTATGTTTATCAAGGGTACTCTTGTATGTCATTAATTTCTTCTGtactgtttctctttttttttttttttgggtttggaaatTGGAATGCAAATGACAAAATAACATTATCAATATTCTATGGTGTAAGTTGTTTGGCATGTGAAGCCTGATTCGATTTGAGCTGCTCTTCGCTAGTTCAGGGTTCGATAATTATGTAAACCCTATGTTCCAATAATTGTCATATGCAATAACCAATGTAAATACGTAGTGAAACCTGGCGTGACTCGTAGACAGAGTAAATCTAAGTaaagaaaaacatgattcaTATAGCGGATCCCAATTGAATAGGACAcaaggtttggtttggtactaaCGCGCGTCTCGATCAATGCGTAAAATTTTGACAGAGAACTT contains the following coding sequences:
- the LOC131324262 gene encoding putative Myb family transcription factor At1g14600, producing MIICDQQNKPSSLKLKNMKEIDEPKLNPSERPEEDQDHDEREEEEGCDENKPKASESSSNTISDDQEGDDDRKKVISSGGVRPYMRSKVPRLRWTPDLHLCFLQAIDRLGGQQRATPKSVLQLMNVKGLNIAHVKSHLQMYRSKKIDNQGQVINGRGGYLTTRADGLAHNLWQPRVLDPEFRPDFRCREVSWSGHGNWTPRSCVTNERLHDLYADNGSTFTMENNGKKKTHHEFSKDLKQYYWHGNEGESSTDLINNSVVLDTSWSTNGGQNPNRSLKRKAQDMMTDELDLNLSLSMKSKQKEVKEMLWDEEVDSNLSLSLFSCAKKENGFHGFEFSIRKLAG